One Azoarcus sp. DN11 DNA segment encodes these proteins:
- a CDS encoding response regulator transcription factor, translated as MHILVVEDEPTLAAQLSQALREAGYAVDNVANGRDAYFVGEVESLDAVVLDLGLPLMDGLTVLKKWRAAGRAMPVLILTARDNWHEKVAGIDAGADDYLTKPFHMEELLARVRALIRRSAGLASAELACGTVRLDTRGGRVTVDGQAVTLTSHELRVLSYLMHRKGQVVSRAELTEHIYAQDFERDSNTIEVFIGRLRKKLPVGLIETVRGLGYRLACPE; from the coding sequence ATGCACATCCTGGTCGTGGAGGACGAGCCGACACTGGCGGCGCAGCTGTCGCAGGCGCTGCGTGAAGCCGGCTATGCCGTCGATAACGTCGCCAATGGCCGCGACGCGTATTTCGTCGGCGAGGTCGAATCGCTCGATGCGGTGGTGCTGGATCTCGGTCTGCCGCTGATGGATGGGCTCACCGTGCTGAAGAAGTGGCGCGCTGCCGGACGGGCGATGCCGGTGCTGATCCTCACCGCGCGCGACAACTGGCACGAAAAAGTCGCCGGAATCGATGCGGGGGCCGACGACTACCTCACCAAACCCTTCCACATGGAAGAGCTGCTTGCGCGCGTGCGGGCGCTGATCCGCCGCAGCGCCGGGCTCGCGAGCGCCGAGCTCGCGTGCGGCACGGTGCGGCTCGACACCCGCGGCGGTCGCGTCACGGTCGACGGGCAGGCGGTGACGCTGACGAGCCACGAACTGCGCGTGCTGAGCTACCTGATGCACCGCAAGGGGCAGGTCGTCTCGCGCGCCGAACTCACCGAGCACATCTACGCCCAGGACTTCGAGCGCGATTCGAACACGATCGAAGTCTTCATCGGACGCCTGCGCAAGAAGCTGCCTGTGGGGCTGATCGAAACGGTGCGCGGCCTCGGGTACCGCCTCGCATGTCCGGAATGA
- a CDS encoding ATP-binding protein: MSGMSARGSLRARLLAGSLVWILAALTATGFVLVDLFREHVTERFEAELRIHLDQLTANVEFGADAVPRLRAELSDPRLRKPLSGLYWQIDREGADAERGVLRSRSLWDTTLEVPPDGPRDGEVHVHVVAGPDRERLVMMERIVRLEDGAAVPLRLIVAADERGMTHPVREFVGLLVIALGVLAAGLVTAVMLQVSIGLAPLKRLSAQLAEIRDGRSRRLEGVFPNEVQPLVDELNAVLSHDAEVVARARTQAGNLAHAIKTPLAVLGNAAMREEGALARLVTDQVATAQRQVDYHLARARAAAATQVPGLRTALRPVVEGLVRVMQRVHVERKLRITIVAVPDEAAFRGEEQDLQEMLGNLIDNACKWARHAVGVSAVVRDGAVEIVIDDDGPGLPADARDAMFARGARADEEVPGAGLGLGIVRDLAQLYGGRIELGQAPAGGLRASLILPAA; this comes from the coding sequence ATGTCCGGAATGAGCGCGCGGGGCTCGCTGCGTGCGCGGCTGCTCGCCGGCAGCCTGGTGTGGATCCTGGCCGCGCTGACTGCGACGGGCTTCGTGCTGGTCGACCTGTTTCGCGAACATGTCACGGAGCGATTCGAGGCGGAACTGCGCATCCACCTCGACCAGCTCACCGCCAACGTCGAATTCGGCGCCGACGCCGTCCCGCGGCTGCGCGCGGAACTCAGTGATCCGCGCCTGCGCAAGCCGCTGTCCGGACTCTACTGGCAGATCGATCGCGAGGGGGCCGATGCGGAGCGCGGCGTGCTGCGCTCGCGCTCGCTGTGGGACACCACGCTCGAAGTGCCCCCCGACGGCCCCCGGGACGGCGAAGTGCATGTGCATGTCGTCGCCGGGCCCGATCGCGAACGGCTGGTGATGATGGAGCGCATCGTCCGGCTGGAAGACGGTGCCGCCGTGCCGTTGCGCCTGATCGTCGCGGCCGACGAGCGCGGCATGACGCATCCGGTGCGCGAATTCGTCGGCCTGCTCGTGATCGCGTTGGGCGTGCTGGCGGCGGGCCTGGTCACCGCGGTGATGCTGCAGGTGTCGATCGGTCTCGCCCCGCTGAAGCGCCTGAGTGCGCAGCTCGCGGAAATTCGTGACGGGCGCAGTCGCCGCCTCGAAGGGGTTTTCCCGAACGAGGTGCAGCCGCTGGTCGACGAACTCAATGCCGTGCTCTCGCACGACGCGGAAGTGGTGGCGCGCGCGCGGACGCAGGCCGGCAACCTCGCGCATGCGATCAAGACGCCGCTCGCCGTGCTCGGCAACGCGGCCATGCGTGAGGAGGGCGCGCTCGCGCGCCTCGTGACCGATCAGGTGGCAACCGCTCAACGGCAGGTCGACTACCACCTCGCGCGTGCGCGTGCGGCCGCGGCGACGCAGGTGCCGGGGCTGCGCACGGCGCTGCGGCCGGTCGTCGAGGGGCTCGTGCGCGTGATGCAGCGTGTGCATGTGGAACGCAAGCTGCGGATCACGATCGTAGCGGTGCCCGACGAGGCGGCGTTCCGCGGCGAGGAGCAGGATCTGCAGGAGATGCTCGGCAACCTCATCGACAACGCCTGCAAGTGGGCCCGGCATGCGGTCGGTGTGTCGGCCGTGGTGCGTGACGGCGCAGTCGAGATCGTGATCGACGACGACGGTCCGGGCCTTCCCGCGGATGCGCGCGATGCGATGTTCGCCCGCGGCGCGCGTGCCGACGAGGAGGTACCGGGCGCCGGCCTCGGTCTCGGCATCGTGCGCGACCTCGCCCAGCTCTATGGCGGTCGCATCGAACTCGGGCAGGCGCCGGCCGGCGGGCTGCGCGCCTCGCTGATCCTGCCTGCCGCCTGA
- a CDS encoding cytochrome b/b6 domain-containing protein yields MSTSLASAAGRTSQSTDAAATVRVWDVPTRVFHWSLALCFAGAWLTSDSERLRDLHVMLGYTFAGLIVFRVLWGLVGTRYARFTSFLFSPRRLASYVKSLIARKPEHHLGHNPAGAIAIFAMLGLGVLVVLSGFATYQDIGGKWLEEVHEVTASTMLAVVFAHIVGVIVSSLLHRENLVRSMITGSKLGAPSDGIRHTHRVVGAALLVAVLGFWWAYQSGAAGAWLPQPAAAASERADRHHDD; encoded by the coding sequence ATGAGCACGAGCCTCGCTTCCGCCGCCGGCCGCACGTCGCAGAGCACCGACGCGGCTGCCACGGTGCGCGTCTGGGACGTTCCGACACGTGTGTTCCACTGGAGCCTCGCGCTATGCTTCGCCGGCGCGTGGCTCACGTCCGACTCCGAACGGCTGCGCGACCTGCACGTGATGCTGGGCTACACCTTCGCCGGCCTCATCGTGTTCCGCGTGCTGTGGGGCCTCGTCGGCACGCGTTATGCCCGTTTCACGAGCTTCCTCTTCTCGCCGCGCAGACTCGCGTCCTATGTGAAATCGCTCATCGCCCGGAAGCCCGAACACCATCTGGGCCACAACCCTGCCGGCGCGATCGCGATCTTCGCGATGCTGGGACTGGGCGTACTGGTCGTCCTGAGCGGCTTCGCGACCTATCAGGACATCGGCGGCAAATGGCTGGAGGAGGTCCACGAAGTGACCGCCAGCACGATGCTCGCCGTCGTCTTCGCGCACATCGTCGGGGTCATCGTCAGCAGCCTGCTGCACCGTGAGAACCTCGTACGCTCGATGATCACGGGCAGCAAGCTCGGCGCCCCGTCCGACGGCATCCGCCATACGCACCGGGTCGTCGGCGCCGCACTCCTCGTCGCGGTCCTCGGTTTCTGGTGGGCCTACCAGAGCGGCGCGGCCGGCGCGTGGCTGCCGCAACCGGCCGCGGCCGCCAGCGAGCGGGCGGACCGGCATCACGACGACTAG
- a CDS encoding DUF1924 domain-containing protein, with the protein MRNHPLQRLLTAAALIASGFASAETPADFLTRYETEARQSSPGFSASAERGEKFFTSPHGGEWSCSTCHTKNPAARGKHANTGKAIEPMAPAANPERLASTRSVEKWFGRNCKDVLGRACTPGEKADVVAWLMTSPR; encoded by the coding sequence ATGAGAAACCACCCCCTGCAGAGGCTGCTCACCGCCGCCGCACTGATCGCGAGCGGATTCGCCAGTGCCGAGACGCCCGCCGACTTCCTCACCCGTTACGAAACCGAAGCGCGCCAGTCCTCGCCGGGCTTCAGCGCCTCGGCCGAGCGCGGCGAGAAATTCTTCACGAGCCCCCACGGCGGCGAATGGAGCTGCTCGACCTGCCATACCAAGAATCCCGCGGCGCGCGGCAAGCACGCCAACACCGGCAAGGCGATCGAGCCGATGGCACCCGCAGCCAATCCGGAGCGCCTCGCCAGCACGCGCTCGGTCGAGAAATGGTTCGGGCGCAACTGCAAGGACGTGCTCGGCCGCGCCTGCACGCCCGGCGAGAAAGCCGACGTCGTCGCCTGGCTGATGACTTCCCCCCGCTGA
- a CDS encoding 2-isopropylmalate synthase, whose amino-acid sequence MKDQLIIFDTTLRDGEQSPGASMTQEEKLRIARQLERMRVDVIEAGFPAASNGDFESVRAITETIKESTVCALARANENDIRRSGEAIRPAARGRIHTFIATSPIHMEKKLRMTPDQVVEQAVKAIGWAREYTDDIEFSAEDAGRSEIDFLVRIFTAVIAAGAKTINVPDTVGYNVPTQYANTIRTLIERVPNSDQVIWSVHCHNDLGLAVANSLAAVIAGARQVECTINGLGERAGNAALEEVVMAVRTRQDVFPCDTRIDTTQIVPASKLVSGVTGFPVQPNKAIVGANAFSHESGIHQDGVLKHRETYEIMRAEDVGWGTNKLVLGKHSGRNAFRSRLQEIGIVVASEDQLNHAFARFKELADKKHEIFDEDLHALMSDEVVTPEHEHFRLLASRFHSETGETPQAELTIAVGGKETRTTAQGSGPVDAAFKAIEAVARSGTELLLYSVNAITTGTDAQGEVTVRLSQDGKVVNGQGADTDIIVASAKAYLNALNKLHSKFEKLNPQL is encoded by the coding sequence ATGAAAGACCAGTTGATCATTTTCGATACCACCTTGCGCGACGGCGAGCAAAGCCCGGGCGCCTCGATGACGCAGGAAGAGAAGCTGCGCATCGCCCGCCAGCTCGAACGCATGCGCGTCGACGTGATCGAGGCAGGCTTCCCGGCGGCGTCGAACGGCGACTTCGAATCGGTGCGCGCAATTACCGAGACGATCAAGGAATCGACCGTCTGTGCGCTCGCCCGCGCCAACGAGAACGACATCCGGCGCTCGGGCGAGGCCATCCGCCCGGCCGCACGCGGCCGCATCCACACCTTCATCGCGACCAGCCCGATCCACATGGAGAAGAAGCTGCGCATGACGCCCGACCAGGTCGTCGAGCAGGCGGTGAAGGCGATCGGCTGGGCCAGGGAATACACCGACGACATCGAATTCTCGGCCGAGGACGCCGGCCGCTCGGAGATCGATTTCCTCGTGCGCATCTTCACCGCGGTCATCGCGGCGGGCGCGAAGACCATCAACGTGCCCGACACGGTCGGCTACAATGTGCCGACGCAGTATGCGAACACCATCCGCACGCTGATCGAGCGCGTGCCCAATTCGGACCAGGTGATCTGGTCGGTGCATTGCCACAACGACCTCGGCCTCGCGGTCGCCAACTCGCTCGCCGCGGTCATCGCCGGCGCCCGCCAGGTCGAATGCACAATCAACGGCCTCGGTGAGCGTGCCGGCAACGCCGCGCTCGAAGAAGTCGTGATGGCCGTGCGCACCCGCCAGGACGTCTTCCCCTGCGACACGCGCATCGACACGACGCAGATCGTACCCGCCTCCAAGCTCGTCTCGGGCGTCACCGGTTTCCCGGTGCAGCCGAACAAGGCCATCGTCGGCGCCAATGCCTTCTCGCACGAATCCGGCATCCACCAGGACGGCGTGCTCAAGCACCGCGAAACCTACGAGATCATGCGTGCCGAGGACGTCGGCTGGGGCACCAACAAACTCGTGCTCGGCAAGCACTCCGGCCGCAATGCCTTCCGCAGCCGCCTGCAGGAGATCGGCATCGTCGTCGCGTCCGAGGACCAGCTCAACCACGCCTTCGCGCGCTTCAAGGAACTCGCGGACAAGAAGCACGAGATCTTCGACGAGGACCTCCACGCGCTGATGAGCGACGAGGTCGTCACGCCCGAACACGAGCACTTCCGCCTGCTCGCGTCGCGCTTCCACTCGGAGACCGGCGAGACGCCGCAGGCCGAGCTCACGATCGCCGTCGGCGGCAAGGAGACGCGCACCACCGCCCAGGGGTCGGGCCCGGTCGACGCGGCCTTCAAGGCCATCGAGGCAGTCGCCCGGAGCGGCACCGAGCTGCTGCTGTACTCGGTGAACGCGATCACCACCGGCACCGACGCGCAGGGCGAGGTCACGGTGCGCCTGTCGCAGGACGGCAAAGTCGTGAATGGCCAGGGCGCCGACACCGACATCATCGTCGCGTCGGCCAAGGCCTATCTCAACGCGCTCAACAAGCTGCACAGCAAGTTCGAGAAGCTCAACCCGCAGCTGTGA
- a CDS encoding PepSY domain-containing protein, producing the protein MRRLFASGAVVIALASLSICPAAAGDDDHDRARAALERGEVLPLRTILDKVGRDYPGKVVEVELERERGRWIYEIRLLRGGGALVRLDVDARDGTVIGVKSSENRNGRP; encoded by the coding sequence ATGCGCAGGCTGTTCGCGTCGGGAGCCGTGGTGATCGCTCTCGCGAGTCTTTCGATCTGCCCCGCCGCAGCGGGCGACGACGACCACGATCGCGCCCGCGCGGCGCTCGAACGCGGCGAGGTGTTGCCGCTGCGCACGATTCTCGACAAGGTCGGGCGCGACTATCCGGGCAAGGTCGTGGAAGTCGAACTGGAGCGCGAGCGCGGTCGCTGGATCTACGAGATCCGCCTGTTGCGCGGCGGAGGGGCGCTCGTGCGGCTGGATGTGGATGCGCGCGACGGCACCGTGATCGGCGTGAAGTCGAGCGAGAACCGGAACGGGAGGCCCTGA
- a CDS encoding diheme cytochrome c, producing MNSRFPARALRTLALAVTTSAAATAMADDENRQMNIDHPAYRSECGSCHIAFPPALLGANSWRAMMAGLDKHFGSDASLDAETAATITKFLVANAGSRDTTGTDGRPQLRISDTSWFRKEHRDGHDGIAQGIFRSEAVKSAANCAACHRDAGQGDYSERNIRIPRNGARS from the coding sequence ATGAACTCACGCTTTCCCGCCCGCGCCCTGCGCACCCTCGCGCTCGCCGTGACCACCAGCGCAGCCGCCACCGCCATGGCCGACGACGAAAACAGGCAGATGAACATCGACCACCCGGCCTATCGCAGCGAATGCGGCAGCTGTCACATCGCCTTCCCGCCCGCCCTGCTGGGCGCCAATTCCTGGCGCGCGATGATGGCCGGCCTCGATAAGCACTTCGGCTCGGACGCCAGCCTCGACGCCGAGACGGCTGCCACCATCACGAAATTCCTCGTTGCCAACGCCGGCAGCCGGGACACCACCGGCACCGACGGCCGCCCACAGCTGCGCATCAGCGACACCTCCTGGTTCCGCAAGGAGCACCGCGACGGCCACGACGGCATCGCGCAAGGCATCTTCCGCAGCGAAGCGGTCAAGAGCGCCGCCAACTGCGCTGCCTGCCACCGCGACGCCGGCCAGGGTGACTACAGCGAACGCAATATCCGCATCCCCAGGAACGGAGCGCGATCATGA